GGCCCATCTGGCGGATGGGCAATTGCCCGCGGCGAATGCATCGTTTGCGGCCGCGGTGTCGATCGAGCCCGGGCACCCGGTCGCCAATACACTTTTCGGCATCACTCGCCTCCTGGTGCTCCCCAATCGGAACTCAGTGAAAACCCTGCTCGATCGCTCAGGTGTCGAAGCTGAAGGACGCGATGTGCTGAACTGGACCGCAGAAATTCTGCGCTCCAGAGACGGCCTGCCACTCATCGCATCGGGCATGAACAGCGTCGAGTTTGTTGCAGTTCTCCAAGGGGTTGTCCTTTCCGAAATCAGGGCAGCACAAGCGAACATGGCGAACGTCGTTGATCCCAACTTTCTTTTAGCGCTTACAGCGGCGGAGACGCGCACCGTGAAGGTGACCCTGGATTACGGCGATATTCAGCTGATTCAAGCCGGGCTTCACGGGCTGGAATATGTGATTCGTTCGATGTCGCCGTGGAATCTCGAAGCAAACCTTTCGACGCTGAAGGCATGGCACGCATCGGGTGGCCTCAACGTGGAGCGCGTGCTGCGCGAGAATCCGCAACTGCTGACCTTTGCGACCACCAACGACTGGGTGCATGCGCGGGTGGCTTTGCTGGGCGCAATCGAACGTTACCAAGCCGCTTCCAGCTTTATCCGCAATCGGTCGCCACTCGCGGTTCGATTGTTCAACCTCGCGGACCGGGCGGTGCAGGATGAAGCTCGGGTTTCGCCAGGGGCTGAATGAACTGGCCGCGTCCCTGACGAACGCCGTGATCTTGTCTGCTTCCAGCAATGTCGTAATCCACCTCCAACGACAAGAGACCCTGCCTGCACCGCGCGACTTGCTGCCCGTTTTTGCAGGCAACACGTTCGCCGCAGGCACATGGCCCGATCCCACGTTCGGCGGCGTCGTCGATGGGTTGAGCCCTGCTGGGATCGACAACGCCGTTGCGCAGTGGATTCCCGCACTACCCTCAATGGGTGCGGGTGTGCCGACGGCGACCGGCCTGAAGTTCTCGGTGAACGTGGTTGAAGGGCGCGGTTACGTGGTCGAGACCTCCACAAACCTGGTGCATTGGAGCCCCCATTCTGCCTTTGTGTCCACCGCGCGGGAATGGACGCTGCCGGACAACATGGTTGCTGCAACCCGCCAGCGGTTCTATCGGATCCTCGACCGCACCGGAAACCTGCCTCCGCCACCCAACGATCTCTTCGCGAACAGCGAGTTGTTAAGCGGCAAGAACGCCGTTGTATCCGGATATGCCGACGGGGCAGATACCGAGATTGGCGAAGCCGGGTGGGGACGTTCCATCTGGTGGAGTTGGACTGCCCCCGAGTCGGGCTGGTACATCGTGCGCACAAAGAGCGGCCAGGCGAGGGTGTACAGAGGTCAAGCCGTGGCCGCCCTCAGTTTGGTGGCTTCTGGAAATCAACCATTTTACGCGCAGGCGGGATTGACTTACCACATCCGCGCTGAGAGCTGGGGGGAGACGGCGCCAGTTCAGTTTGTGCTGTCGACGGTGCCCGTCGTGTCCGTTGTGAGCCCGCAACCGTCGGGCGTGATTCCCTTCGGGAACGCCACAGTGTTTTCGATTCTCGCTCACGATGACGACACAATTAAGAGCATTGAACTGGTGATGAATGGAACGACTACGATCACGGCGTCCCAGCATCTTCTGCTGACAAACTCTCTTCCGCCTGGTGAATACGATTGTTATGTCCGTGCGGAAGACAGCTTCGGCGTCGCCTCTACAACGAACTTTGCGTTTCGCGTCGCCCCTGAAAACGACGCATTCGCCGATCGCATCCGAATTCCTGGCAACACGGCGCTCGCAAGCGGAAGCCAGCTCGGTGCTGGAAAAGAACCTGGAGAACCCGTGCACGGTTCTCAGGAACTCGGGCAATCCGTTTGGTGGTCCTGGGTTGCTCCAACAAACGGATTCGTCGCGGCATCATTATACAGGATCGCGGTATCGTATGAATATTATCCTTGGGACGAGCTGGACGTGGCAATCTTCACAGCAGGGCGGCCGGTTCTTGGCGTATATAGCGGTGACACGCGCACCCTTGTGGGGACCAACACCAGCCCGCTGTGGGGCGCCGCCGCCGCGGTTGGATTTGCTGCAGTGGCCGGCACTGAATACCACTTCGCAGTGGACGATGTTTCAGCAACGTGGGGACTTGTGCGGCTCTTGATCCACGGCCTGAGACCCTCCAACGACGACTTCTCACAAGGCATCGCATTGACCGGTTTCCCCATGACAACGAACGCTGCGAATGTCGGGGCCACCAATGAAAACGGCGAGCCCTTCCACGCGGGAGAAGCGCCGGTGCGGTCGTTGTGGTGGCGCTGGGTTGCGCCGTCAAACGGGCCAGTAGTGATCACCGCGCAAAGCCATGATGTCGCCGCGCCGGTCGGGAATCCAAGACTCGCCGTTTATACCGGGTCGAGCCTTTCCAACCTGACACCTGTCGTGAGTGCTGCCGCTTCGCTAGAAGGCGGTGCGGCACAGGTTACTTTCAACGCAGTCACGGGCGTCGGCTATCACATTGCCGTTGACGACACCGATTTTGAAGGGGATGTGCGTCTGACACTCGGTCCGGCACCTGCGACCACATTGTCGAGCGGCCAACGCCTGGATCATCTTTATGCTCCGCAAGGGACATTGACCTATTACAAATTCACGGTTGCTCCGGGCAGGGAATGGTTTCGGGTGACCACGTTTGGTGGCTATGGGGATTGTGATGTCTATGTGCGACATGCAGCACAGCCGACCTTCGCCGAGTGGGATCACCGACCGCTTTTGGACGGCAACGATGAAGAGGTGACAGTGGCGAATCCAGCCGCGGGCGAATGGCATGTGATGGTGCATGCATACGGACCCTATTTGGGCGTATCTCTCCTGCTTCAGTGATTCAAGACGCGGAAAGCACCCTACAACGTTTTTATTGAACTTTGTAGCGGCGCCTCATAGTGATACCGGATGCATGTTTTCGTCACTGGCGGTGCGGGTTACATCGGATCCATTTGCGCTGAAGAACTGCTCAACGCTGGCCACAACGTTACGGTTTATGACAATCTTACCGAGGGCCATCGATCCGCTGTCGACACCCGGGCGAACTTTATTCACGCCCGCCCGGAAGAGGAGGGAAACATCCTCGAAGCCGTGCGCTCCACCCGCCCCGATGCGGTCATGCACTTCGCCGCAAACGCGCTTGTCGGCGAGTCGATGACCAACCCGAAAAAGTATTTCCACAACAATCTGGTCAACGCCCTCAAGCTTGCGGATGCCGCTGTTGAATGCGGTGTGAAGAAGTTCGTTTTCAGTTCCACCTGTGCCACATACGGACCGCCCGACCGCGTGCCAATGACGGAAGATCTTCCCCAGCGGCCGATCAACCCCTACGGCGAATCCAAGCTCATGTTTGAGAAGGTGCTGATCTGGTACCGCGAAATCTACCAGCTCGATTTCATCGCCTTCCGCTATTTCAACGCGGCTGGAGCGAGCGAAAAATTCGGCGAACATCATCGGATCGAAACGCACCTGATCCCGAATGTCCTCATGGTTGCCCTCGGCCAGAAAACACATTGTGAAATCTTTGGCACGGATTACCCCACCCCGGACGGCACGTGCATCCGCGATTACATTCACATCAAGGATCTCGCCCAGGCGCATATTCTTGGGTTGCAGCCGGGCAAGAGCGGCTTCTACAACCTCGGCAACGGCGATGGCTACTCAGTGAAGGAGGTCATCGAGATGTGCGAGAAGGTCACGGGCAAGAAAATTCCTGTCATTGAAAAACCGCGCCGCGCTGGCGATCCTCCCAAGCTCATCGCTTCCGCAGCCAAGGCG
This DNA window, taken from Verrucomicrobiia bacterium, encodes the following:
- the galE gene encoding UDP-glucose 4-epimerase GalE, which encodes MHVFVTGGAGYIGSICAEELLNAGHNVTVYDNLTEGHRSAVDTRANFIHARPEEEGNILEAVRSTRPDAVMHFAANALVGESMTNPKKYFHNNLVNALKLADAAVECGVKKFVFSSTCATYGPPDRVPMTEDLPQRPINPYGESKLMFEKVLIWYREIYQLDFIAFRYFNAAGASEKFGEHHRIETHLIPNVLMVALGQKTHCEIFGTDYPTPDGTCIRDYIHIKDLAQAHILGLQPGKSGFYNLGNGDGYSVKEVIEMCEKVTGKKIPVIEKPRRAGDPPKLIASAAKAINELGWKPQFPKLQDIVATAWAWHRKHPNGYRD
- a CDS encoding PPC domain-containing protein, which encodes MKLGFRQGLNELAASLTNAVILSASSNVVIHLQRQETLPAPRDLLPVFAGNTFAAGTWPDPTFGGVVDGLSPAGIDNAVAQWIPALPSMGAGVPTATGLKFSVNVVEGRGYVVETSTNLVHWSPHSAFVSTAREWTLPDNMVAATRQRFYRILDRTGNLPPPPNDLFANSELLSGKNAVVSGYADGADTEIGEAGWGRSIWWSWTAPESGWYIVRTKSGQARVYRGQAVAALSLVASGNQPFYAQAGLTYHIRAESWGETAPVQFVLSTVPVVSVVSPQPSGVIPFGNATVFSILAHDDDTIKSIELVMNGTTTITASQHLLLTNSLPPGEYDCYVRAEDSFGVASTTNFAFRVAPENDAFADRIRIPGNTALASGSQLGAGKEPGEPVHGSQELGQSVWWSWVAPTNGFVAASLYRIAVSYEYYPWDELDVAIFTAGRPVLGVYSGDTRTLVGTNTSPLWGAAAAVGFAAVAGTEYHFAVDDVSATWGLVRLLIHGLRPSNDDFSQGIALTGFPMTTNAANVGATNENGEPFHAGEAPVRSLWWRWVAPSNGPVVITAQSHDVAAPVGNPRLAVYTGSSLSNLTPVVSAAASLEGGAAQVTFNAVTGVGYHIAVDDTDFEGDVRLTLGPAPATTLSSGQRLDHLYAPQGTLTYYKFTVAPGREWFRVTTFGGYGDCDVYVRHAAQPTFAEWDHRPLLDGNDEEVTVANPAAGEWHVMVHAYGPYLGVSLLLQ